A DNA window from Arcobacter sp. CECT 8986 contains the following coding sequences:
- the dapF gene encoding diaminopimelate epimerase, producing MTYEKYSASGNDFVIFHSFIKKDYSQEAIKLCNRTEGIGADGLIVLVPNGDYDFEWLFYNSDGSDAAMCGNGTRACAHYAYTNGLASSNMKFLTGAGTIESVVQENIVETQLTKPVLIKDEFEEDGFTWYLVDTGVPHLVAIVDNLEKYDNNLASKMRYKYNANVNFAKVENGKIYVRTYERGVEGETLACGTGMAACFLRANNLGLVENITNVYPKSNEELTLTKKDEKLYFKGAVKKVFTTSIN from the coding sequence ATGACTTATGAAAAATATAGTGCAAGTGGAAATGACTTTGTAATATTTCACTCATTTATAAAAAAAGACTATTCACAAGAAGCCATAAAATTATGTAATAGAACTGAAGGTATTGGAGCAGATGGATTGATAGTTCTTGTACCAAATGGTGATTATGATTTTGAATGGCTATTTTATAATAGTGATGGAAGTGATGCAGCTATGTGTGGAAATGGTACAAGAGCTTGTGCACATTATGCATATACAAATGGTCTTGCTTCTTCAAATATGAAATTTCTAACAGGTGCAGGAACAATAGAATCAGTTGTACAAGAAAATATTGTAGAGACACAACTTACTAAACCTGTTTTAATAAAAGATGAATTTGAAGAAGATGGATTTACTTGGTATCTAGTTGATACTGGTGTTCCACATTTAGTAGCTATTGTTGATAATTTAGAAAAATATGATAACAACCTTGCTTCTAAAATGAGATATAAATACAATGCAAATGTAAATTTTGCAAAAGTTGAAAATGGAAAAATTTATGTTAGAACTTATGAAAGAGGAGTTGAAGGTGAAACACTTGCTTGTGGAACTGGAATGGCTGCTTGCTTTTTAAGAGCTAATAATTTAGGATTAGTAGAGAATATCACAAATGTTTATCCAAAAAGTAATGAAGAGTTAACTCTTACAAAAAAAGATGAAAAACTATACTTTAAAGGTGCTGTAAAAAAAGTTTTTACAACATCAATTAATTAA
- the coaE gene encoding dephospho-CoA kinase (Dephospho-CoA kinase (CoaE) performs the final step in coenzyme A biosynthesis.) has translation MNNDLFKNAIALTGGISTGKSTVCNLLKLHGFLTIDADKIAHKLLDANSHKIAEMFGSIYVKDGKVQRKELGKIIFSNEDNKLKLEALLHPLIKEEIIKESKVFEEANKPYFIDIPLFFEKMHYPIPKSLVVYTPEELQVQRLMKRDNISEDEAKLKISNQMSIEKKKDLADLIIDNSKDLKNLQKEVERVIGEII, from the coding sequence ATGAATAATGATTTGTTTAAAAATGCAATAGCCTTAACAGGTGGAATATCAACAGGTAAAAGTACAGTATGTAATCTTTTGAAACTACATGGATTTCTAACAATTGATGCAGATAAAATTGCTCATAAACTACTTGATGCAAACTCTCATAAAATCGCAGAAATGTTTGGTAGTATTTATGTAAAAGATGGAAAAGTTCAAAGAAAAGAGCTAGGTAAAATAATATTTTCAAATGAAGATAATAAACTAAAACTTGAAGCTTTACTTCATCCATTAATAAAAGAAGAGATTATTAAAGAATCAAAAGTTTTTGAAGAGGCGAATAAACCTTACTTTATTGACATTCCTCTATTCTTTGAAAAAATGCACTATCCAATTCCTAAGTCTTTAGTAGTCTATACACCAGAAGAACTACAAGTTCAAAGACTTATGAAAAGAGATAATATCAGTGAAGATGAAGCAAAATTAAAAATATCAAATCAAATGAGTATAGAGAAGAAAAAAGATTTAGCTGATTTAATAATAGATAATTCAAAAGATTTAAAAAATTTACAAAAAGAAGTAGAAAGAGTAATTGGAGAGATAATATGA
- a CDS encoding spermidine synthase: MSASMNDNQAFNEMMVHVPLCTHKEPENILIIGSNAQELKEQAQKHSGNIEFGDITLLNSKNEKNIDVVILTDVQLDEMILANIDRILKDDGLITFASKSFQNDKDRLIDDLKLVGNKFWIAMPFKFGHKTSILASKKYHPTADIILQRSDILDDLEYYSTEIHSASFVFPASIHKALTTIAKR; this comes from the coding sequence ATGTCGGCTTCAATGAATGATAACCAAGCTTTTAATGAAATGATGGTACATGTTCCTTTATGTACACATAAAGAGCCAGAAAATATTTTAATAATTGGGTCTAATGCTCAAGAGTTAAAAGAACAAGCACAAAAACACTCTGGAAATATAGAATTTGGAGATATTACACTTCTAAATTCAAAAAATGAAAAAAATATTGATGTGGTTATCTTAACAGATGTTCAATTAGATGAAATGATATTAGCAAATATTGATAGAATTTTAAAAGACGATGGATTAATTACATTTGCATCTAAAAGTTTTCAAAATGACAAAGATAGACTTATTGATGATTTAAAATTAGTAGGAAATAAGTTTTGGATTGCAATGCCATTTAAATTTGGACATAAAACTTCTATTTTAGCTTCTAAAAAATATCATCCAACTGCAGATATTATTTTACAAAGATCAGATATTTTGGATGATTTAGAGTACTATTCAACAGAAATACACTCAGCTTCTTTTGTATTTCCAGCAAGTATTCACAAAGCACTAACTACAATCGCAAAAAGATAA
- the purM gene encoding phosphoribosylformylglycinamidine cyclo-ligase, producing MSKVSYKDAGVDIDAGNQFVENIKPHVKSTLIPGVLGGIGSFAGAFELPSGYKNPVLLSGTDGVGTKLKLAIDSRKFDTVGIDLVAMCTNDLLCNFGEPLFFLDYYATAKLEVEEATDVVKGIAQGCIQSECALVGGETAEMPGMYKEGDFDLAGFCVGIAEKDELNRIERVAAGDTLIALPSSGIHSNGFSLVRKLLLEKLGMSLEDDFQGKPLKDVLLEPTRIYVKEFKANKDNINALAHITGGGITENLPRVLPENLKAVVYRDKIKTLPIFDFMSEHVEIDEMYRTFNMGVGMVLVVNPANVEAVLANTDGYVIGELAEGKKEVEFK from the coding sequence ATGTCTAAAGTTAGCTATAAAGACGCTGGTGTTGATATTGACGCAGGAAATCAGTTTGTTGAGAATATTAAACCTCACGTAAAATCTACTTTAATCCCAGGTGTATTAGGTGGAATTGGTTCATTTGCAGGTGCATTTGAGTTACCATCTGGATATAAAAACCCAGTATTACTATCAGGAACTGATGGTGTTGGAACAAAATTGAAACTAGCAATTGATTCAAGAAAATTTGATACAGTTGGTATAGATTTAGTTGCAATGTGTACAAATGATTTATTATGTAACTTTGGTGAACCTCTATTTTTCTTAGATTACTATGCAACTGCAAAACTTGAAGTTGAAGAAGCTACTGATGTTGTAAAAGGAATTGCTCAAGGTTGTATTCAAAGTGAGTGTGCATTAGTTGGTGGTGAAACAGCAGAAATGCCAGGAATGTACAAAGAGGGTGATTTTGATTTAGCAGGTTTTTGTGTAGGTATTGCAGAAAAAGATGAATTAAATAGAATTGAAAGAGTTGCAGCTGGAGATACATTAATTGCACTTCCAAGTTCTGGTATCCACTCAAATGGTTTTTCATTAGTTAGAAAACTTCTTTTAGAAAAACTAGGAATGTCTTTAGAAGATGATTTTCAAGGAAAACCTTTAAAAGATGTATTATTAGAACCAACTAGAATATATGTAAAAGAGTTCAAAGCAAATAAAGATAACATTAACGCATTAGCTCATATTACTGGTGGAGGAATTACAGAAAATCTTCCAAGAGTATTACCAGAAAATCTTAAAGCAGTTGTTTACAGAGATAAAATTAAAACATTACCAATTTTTGATTTTATGAGTGAGCATGTAGAAATAGATGAGATGTACAGAACATTTAATATGGGTGTTGGTATGGTATTAGTTGTTAATCCTGCTAATGTAGAAGCTGTTTTAGCAAATACAGATGGATATGTAATTGGTGAATTAGCTGAAGGTAAAAAAGAAGTAGAATTTAAATAA
- a CDS encoding pirin family protein has product MLRKIQKENMGTSNLGWLESRFHFSFAQYFNPSNMNFGVLRVLNDDIIHPNSGFDTHPHDNMEIISYVVKGSITHKDSMGNQETLNRGEVQYLSAGDGIFHSEHNLHEEDLRLLQIWILPPRKNLEKLYGSYRYKKEQRTNKLLNIVSSDKQNSKVNIYQDVNIFVSELDKSKVIDYKIKKNRQIYFVQIEGSCQINDVILNEGDALEITKDDNLSISALEDSHFLFIEMKEE; this is encoded by the coding sequence ATGTTAAGAAAAATACAAAAAGAGAATATGGGAACATCAAATTTAGGGTGGCTAGAGAGTAGATTTCACTTCTCTTTTGCTCAATATTTCAATCCTTCAAATATGAATTTTGGTGTTTTAAGAGTATTAAATGATGATATTATTCATCCAAACAGTGGATTTGATACACATCCCCATGATAATATGGAGATTATTTCATATGTAGTAAAAGGAAGTATTACTCATAAAGATTCTATGGGAAATCAAGAGACTTTAAATAGAGGAGAAGTTCAATATCTAAGTGCGGGTGATGGTATATTTCACAGCGAACATAATCTTCATGAAGAGGATTTAAGACTTCTTCAAATATGGATTTTACCTCCAAGAAAAAATTTAGAGAAACTTTATGGTTCATATAGATACAAAAAAGAGCAAAGAACTAATAAATTATTAAATATTGTATCTTCAGATAAACAAAACTCTAAAGTAAATATATATCAAGATGTAAATATTTTTGTCTCAGAACTAGATAAAAGTAAAGTAATAGATTATAAAATCAAGAAAAATAGGCAGATTTATTTTGTACAAATTGAAGGTAGTTGCCAAATCAATGATGTAATATTAAATGAAGGTGATGCTTTAGAAATAACAAAAGATGATAATTTATCAATAAGTGCATTGGAAGATTCACACTTTTTATTTATTGAGATGAAAGAGGAGTAA
- a CDS encoding NAD(P)H-dependent oxidoreductase: protein MYLIFVSSLNENVKLANRIKDELKDSGKDSELINLVDLNLPMYDTSKEQNDGIPQKALDLAEKMKDAEGYVFVSPEYNFNVPPVLVNFISWISRIGENFRALFSLKTIQLATHSGSNGKDFMTSTRNQFTKLGAIVAPREIITSYAQGIEEDSLKTIVNEFVYIGK, encoded by the coding sequence ATGTATTTAATTTTTGTTTCAAGTTTAAATGAAAATGTAAAATTAGCAAATAGAATAAAAGATGAATTAAAAGATTCTGGAAAAGATAGTGAACTTATAAATTTAGTTGATTTAAATTTACCAATGTATGATACTTCAAAAGAACAAAATGATGGAATTCCTCAAAAAGCACTTGACTTAGCAGAAAAAATGAAAGATGCAGAAGGTTATGTATTTGTTTCTCCTGAATATAATTTTAATGTGCCTCCTGTATTAGTGAATTTTATCTCATGGATTTCAAGAATTGGTGAAAATTTTAGAGCACTATTTTCATTAAAAACAATTCAACTAGCAACTCACTCAGGAAGTAATGGAAAAGATTTTATGACTTCAACAAGAAACCAATTTACAAAACTTGGAGCAATTGTAGCACCAAGAGAAATTATCACTTCATATGCTCAAGGAATAGAAGAAGATAGTTTAAAAACTATTGTAAACGAATTTGTTTATATAGGAAAATAA
- a CDS encoding pyridoxal-phosphate-dependent aminotransferase family protein: MLLTPGPTPVPEFVRKAMADVTIHHRTPEFEQIFKETRELLFELFSMDEVVMLASSGSGAMEACVTNLTLKKALTINSGKFGERFGKICKAFDIDYTEIKNDWDTPVSVDAIVEAVKNDSDIDAIFIQLCESAGGLRHPVEELAKEVKKINKDIMIVADGITAVGVEKIDTTNLDAVITGSQKALMLPPGLAIIGFSNAAVEKIDKNQKGFYFNLATEIKKQKTNTTAWTAATTLIIGLKEILTYIKSNVGFDKLYEDTAKRAEATKEALKAIGFDIYPKVPAKAMTAVYTEKSNEIRKILKEKYNVNIAGGQDHLKGNIFRINHMGLVEDFEAAWVVNAIELALDELEIRDFDGTANKVFLSKVFRA; the protein is encoded by the coding sequence ATGTTATTAACACCAGGTCCAACTCCTGTACCAGAGTTTGTAAGAAAAGCTATGGCGGATGTAACTATACATCACAGAACTCCTGAATTTGAACAAATATTTAAAGAAACAAGAGAGTTACTATTTGAACTATTCTCAATGGATGAAGTAGTAATGCTTGCATCAAGTGGTTCTGGCGCAATGGAAGCTTGTGTTACAAATTTAACTTTAAAGAAAGCATTGACTATCAATTCTGGAAAGTTTGGTGAGAGATTTGGAAAAATTTGTAAAGCATTTGATATTGATTATACAGAAATTAAAAATGATTGGGATACACCTGTAAGTGTAGACGCAATAGTTGAAGCTGTAAAAAATGATAGTGATATTGATGCAATATTTATTCAGCTATGTGAAAGCGCTGGAGGATTAAGACATCCAGTAGAAGAACTAGCAAAAGAAGTGAAAAAAATTAATAAAGATATTATGATTGTTGCAGATGGAATTACTGCTGTTGGAGTAGAAAAAATTGATACTACAAATTTAGATGCAGTAATTACAGGAAGTCAAAAAGCATTAATGTTACCACCAGGTTTAGCAATTATTGGTTTTAGTAATGCAGCAGTTGAAAAAATAGATAAAAACCAAAAAGGTTTCTATTTTAATTTAGCAACTGAAATTAAAAAACAAAAAACTAATACAACTGCGTGGACAGCAGCAACTACTTTAATCATTGGATTAAAAGAGATTTTAACTTATATCAAATCAAATGTTGGTTTTGATAAATTGTATGAAGATACTGCAAAAAGAGCTGAAGCAACTAAAGAGGCTTTAAAAGCTATTGGATTTGATATTTATCCAAAAGTACCAGCAAAAGCAATGACAGCAGTTTATACTGAAAAATCAAATGAGATTAGAAAAATTTTAAAAGAAAAATATAATGTAAATATTGCTGGTGGTCAAGACCATCTTAAAGGTAATATTTTTAGAATTAATCATATGGGATTAGTTGAAGATTTTGAAGCTGCATGGGTAGTAAATGCAATTGAATTAGCATTAGATGAATTAGAAATTAGAGACTTTGATGGAACTGCTAACAAAGTTTTTCTTTCCAAAGTATTTAGGGCATAA
- a CDS encoding ATP phosphoribosyltransferase regulatory subunit, translating to MIFEHEIPNGSRLYFGKKAKQKRELEYNVSNILHSNDFEEIITPNFSYSQHQSIQNSKKLIKFSDTNNEQVSLRADSTLDVVRIITKRLGRTTSHKKWFYIQPIFTYPSNEEYQIGCEWIGHDNICDIINLNVEILKQLNINPVLQIANIKIPRLISKELGLDIELFKNGEIAQLFELENEWLTKLLEVKDISDLEKVVDLVPESIRPEVECLIKKASEINYDNIVISPLYYGSLKYYDGIYYRVIDDNLILSRGGMYSSEGLTSLGFALYTDSLLKILED from the coding sequence ATGATATTTGAGCACGAAATACCAAACGGAAGTAGACTATATTTTGGCAAAAAAGCTAAGCAAAAAAGAGAATTGGAGTATAACGTAAGCAATATCTTACATAGTAACGATTTTGAAGAGATAATTACTCCAAATTTCTCTTACTCTCAACATCAATCAATTCAAAATTCAAAAAAACTTATTAAGTTTTCAGATACAAATAATGAACAAGTATCTTTAAGAGCTGATTCAACTTTAGATGTAGTTAGAATTATTACTAAAAGACTTGGTCGAACTACTAGCCATAAAAAATGGTTTTATATTCAACCTATATTTACATATCCTTCAAATGAAGAGTATCAAATTGGTTGTGAGTGGATAGGCCATGACAATATTTGTGATATTATAAATTTAAATGTTGAAATATTAAAGCAATTAAATATTAATCCAGTATTACAAATTGCAAATATTAAAATACCACGATTGATTAGTAAAGAGCTAGGTCTTGATATAGAACTTTTTAAAAATGGTGAGATTGCTCAATTATTTGAATTAGAAAATGAATGGCTAACAAAATTATTAGAAGTAAAAGATATTAGTGATTTAGAAAAAGTTGTTGATTTAGTACCAGAAAGTATAAGACCTGAAGTTGAATGCTTGATAAAAAAAGCATCAGAAATTAATTATGATAATATAGTAATATCTCCTTTATATTATGGTTCATTGAAATATTATGATGGAATTTATTATAGAGTAATTGATGATAACTTAATACTAAGTAGAGGTGGGATGTATAGTAGTGAAGGTTTAACTTCATTAGGATTCGCACTTTATACAGATAGTTTATTAAAAATTTTAGAGGATTAG
- a CDS encoding adenylosuccinate synthase — protein sequence MKAKADLIVGIQWGDEGKGKIVDMLAQKYDIVCRSQGGHNAGHTIWVDGVKYALQLVPSGILNPKAINVIGNGVVLSPEAIIKEMSQFQNLEGRLFISDKAHLNLPYHSQIDQAKERLKGDKAIGTTGKGIGPAYAEKISRTGFRVGELLNPTKLAENIIEYFEQNRAIFDVLEIATPNKEELTALLTDYKNKLAPFITNTTNLIWDALDNNKKVLLEGAQGTLLDIDHGTYPYVTSSSTVSAGACTGLGISPKDIGVVTGIVKAYCTRVGNGPFPSEDFTEDGEKIADIGKEFGTVTGRARRCGWFDAIAVKHASRLNGCDQLALMKLDVLDGFEKIKICVAYDLDGERINYMPSDLNKVTPIYEEFDGWDSVVGVTEFDKLPLNAKKYIEKIEELTGVKVGIISTSPERADTIIRG from the coding sequence ATGAAAGCAAAAGCAGATTTAATAGTTGGAATTCAATGGGGAGATGAAGGAAAAGGTAAAATAGTTGATATGCTTGCTCAAAAGTATGATATTGTTTGTAGAAGCCAAGGTGGACATAACGCAGGACATACAATTTGGGTTGATGGTGTAAAATATGCATTACAATTAGTTCCTTCAGGAATTTTAAATCCAAAAGCTATAAATGTTATAGGTAATGGAGTTGTTTTATCACCAGAAGCAATAATAAAAGAGATGTCTCAATTTCAAAATCTTGAAGGAAGACTTTTTATTTCAGATAAGGCACATTTAAATTTACCTTACCACTCTCAAATTGATCAAGCAAAAGAGAGATTAAAAGGTGACAAAGCTATTGGTACAACAGGAAAAGGGATTGGACCTGCATATGCTGAAAAAATCTCAAGAACAGGTTTTAGAGTTGGTGAATTATTAAATCCAACAAAACTTGCAGAAAATATTATTGAATATTTTGAACAAAATAGAGCAATTTTCGATGTATTAGAAATTGCAACACCAAATAAAGAAGAGTTAACAGCTTTATTAACTGACTATAAAAACAAATTAGCTCCATTCATTACAAATACAACAAATTTAATTTGGGATGCTCTTGATAATAATAAAAAAGTATTATTAGAAGGTGCACAAGGAACGCTATTAGATATTGACCATGGTACTTATCCATATGTTACAAGTTCAAGTACAGTAAGTGCAGGTGCTTGTACAGGATTAGGAATAAGTCCTAAAGATATCGGTGTAGTTACAGGAATTGTAAAAGCTTATTGTACAAGAGTTGGTAATGGACCTTTCCCTTCTGAAGATTTTACAGAAGATGGAGAAAAAATTGCTGATATCGGAAAAGAGTTTGGTACTGTAACAGGAAGAGCAAGAAGATGTGGTTGGTTTGATGCAATTGCAGTAAAACATGCAAGCAGATTAAATGGATGTGACCAATTAGCATTAATGAAGCTTGATGTTTTAGATGGATTTGAAAAAATCAAAATTTGTGTAGCATACGATTTAGATGGAGAAAGAATTAATTATATGCCATCTGATTTAAATAAAGTAACACCAATATATGAAGAGTTTGATGGTTGGGATAGTGTTGTTGGAGTTACTGAGTTTGATAAACTTCCTTTAAATGCAAAAAAATATATAGAAAAAATTGAAGAATTAACTGGAGTAAAAGTAGGTATAATATCTACATCACCAGAGAGAGCAGATACAATTATAAGAGGGTAG
- a CDS encoding DUF507 family protein: MRIKLHHTKYIARRVARDLVNCDFVEIRKTKEEITQEIDRILIDDIENEYDLDERVAEILDGQEDEIEFLNADYRQLFWMTKKRMANEFGVILNNEDRFSDIAHKVLDFLWEEDYIHYTCSDNKIKNVIFTSIDEFLKGFEKADSVVLDKIKNYKRKLIPGTEEYDIVYNRLYEEELIKKGLM, encoded by the coding sequence ATGAGAATAAAATTACATCATACAAAATATATCGCAAGAAGAGTAGCTAGAGATTTAGTTAATTGTGATTTTGTAGAGATTAGAAAAACAAAAGAAGAAATAACTCAAGAGATAGATAGAATTTTAATTGACGATATCGAAAATGAATACGATTTAGACGAAAGAGTTGCTGAAATTTTAGATGGTCAAGAAGATGAAATTGAGTTTTTAAATGCAGATTATAGACAATTATTTTGGATGACTAAAAAAAGAATGGCAAATGAGTTTGGTGTAATTTTAAATAATGAAGATAGATTTTCAGATATTGCACACAAAGTATTAGATTTTTTATGGGAAGAAGATTATATTCATTATACTTGTTCTGATAACAAAATTAAAAATGTTATCTTTACTTCAATAGATGAATTTTTAAAAGGGTTTGAAAAAGCAGATAGTGTTGTGCTAGATAAAATCAAAAATTATAAAAGAAAATTGATTCCTGGTACAGAAGAGTATGACATAGTTTACAATAGACTTTATGAAGAAGAATTAATTAAAAAAGGGTTAATGTAA
- the carA gene encoding glutamine-hydrolyzing carbamoyl-phosphate synthase small subunit yields MQKVWIYLENDVFLEANSFGATGTSVGEIVFNTSLTGYQEIISDPSYAGQFITFTMPEIGNVGVNQNDMESTTCHCKGVIVRNYHHEYSNYRAQADLDSLLKENNVLGICDIDTRYLTKMVRDEGAMMMIASTEIHDKDELRKLLQQSPRIEDINYIEEVTTKEPYIHKNGAWNHQKLAYNKAVMSDKKVVVIDFGVKRNILNELVEAGLEVEVIPASFKADDIIARFEAGEIGGVFLSNGPGDPLTLTKEKEQVQKLINTNIPMFAICLGHQMLSIAHGHDTYKLKFGQHGGNHPVANPETKVVEITAQNHNYNVPDSIVEIAEITHMNLFDNTIEGVKYKNKEIFSVQHHPEASPGPHESKYIFAEFAKIVK; encoded by the coding sequence ATGCAAAAAGTTTGGATTTATTTAGAAAATGACGTGTTTTTAGAAGCAAATTCATTTGGTGCAACAGGTACAAGTGTTGGAGAAATTGTATTTAATACATCATTGACAGGATATCAAGAGATTATCTCTGATCCTTCATATGCAGGTCAATTTATTACATTTACAATGCCAGAAATTGGAAATGTAGGAGTAAATCAAAATGATATGGAGAGTACAACTTGTCATTGTAAAGGTGTAATAGTTAGAAATTATCATCATGAATATTCAAACTATAGAGCACAAGCTGATTTAGACTCTTTATTAAAAGAGAATAACGTACTTGGTATTTGTGATATAGATACAAGATATCTTACAAAAATGGTAAGAGATGAAGGTGCAATGATGATGATTGCATCAACAGAAATCCATGATAAAGATGAACTAAGAAAATTATTACAACAAAGCCCAAGAATTGAAGATATAAACTATATTGAAGAAGTAACAACAAAAGAGCCATACATCCATAAAAATGGTGCATGGAATCATCAAAAATTAGCTTATAACAAAGCTGTAATGAGTGATAAAAAAGTTGTAGTTATTGACTTTGGTGTAAAAAGAAATATTTTAAATGAACTAGTAGAAGCTGGACTTGAAGTAGAAGTTATACCTGCAAGTTTCAAAGCAGATGATATTATTGCAAGATTTGAAGCTGGTGAAATTGGTGGAGTATTCTTATCTAATGGACCAGGTGATCCTTTAACTTTAACAAAAGAGAAAGAACAAGTTCAAAAATTAATCAATACTAATATTCCAATGTTTGCTATTTGTTTAGGACATCAAATGTTATCAATAGCACATGGGCACGATACATATAAATTAAAATTTGGTCAACATGGTGGTAACCATCCAGTTGCAAATCCAGAGACTAAAGTTGTTGAAATTACAGCGCAAAACCATAATTATAATGTACCAGATAGTATTGTTGAAATTGCAGAAATCACACATATGAACCTTTTTGATAATACAATTGAAGGTGTAAAATATAAAAATAAAGAGATATTCTCTGTGCAACATCACCCAGAAGCATCTCCCGGACCACATGAGTCTAAATATATTTTTGCAGAATTTGCTAAGATTGTAAAATAA
- a CDS encoding phosphatidylglycerophosphatase A family protein — MRKFFLTVCYSGLSPKAPGTAGSFLSLLFAIALLQVIHESTLFLLALLITVIAVKQIDKYEEEVKEHDSKEIVIDELAGMWIALSICGVTPENIYYLAPLAFIYFRLFDIWKPSIIGRIDRNVKGGWGVMGDDLVAGIAGGIAAAGTYALIAKFILPMI, encoded by the coding sequence TTGAGAAAATTCTTTTTAACTGTATGTTATAGTGGACTAAGCCCAAAAGCACCTGGAACTGCTGGAAGTTTTTTATCACTTCTTTTTGCAATTGCACTTTTGCAAGTTATTCATGAATCTACACTATTTTTATTGGCACTATTAATTACTGTAATTGCAGTAAAACAAATTGATAAGTATGAAGAAGAAGTAAAAGAGCATGATAGCAAAGAGATTGTAATAGATGAACTTGCTGGTATGTGGATTGCTCTTTCTATTTGTGGAGTTACACCTGAAAATATATATTATTTAGCTCCTTTAGCTTTTATATATTTTAGACTATTTGATATATGGAAACCATCTATTATAGGTAGAATTGATAGAAATGTAAAAGGTGGATGGGGAGTAATGGGTGATGATTTAGTTGCTGGAATTGCCGGTGGTATTGCTGCTGCTGGTACCTATGCATTAATTGCAAAATTCATTCTGCCTATGATATAA
- a CDS encoding response regulator produces MNILIIESEIYLAQKVVSRLLDDGHSCDYVESPNLDSLTKDYDIVLLSTSLPSMQCKNIIKKYKDSIIILLVSYISDETVTNPIKDGAKDYIMKPFIMDELLRKIYHYKECRALRQELYTMRRYLDFMFRDIDLEDNTLPPTFPVLIETNSQKCADKLVFNLSKKMALGVKFISLSLDNWQKELNSNSYKGIYYLTDFHTLKKSAKDNLIKLIEDKKCIITSLEKEEEFPYKKVEFNNPDLVVLNNNIMTINDYVKLMVLSFQSKYPDTELSKKLGISRKSLWEKRKKLGIEKKK; encoded by the coding sequence ATGAATATATTAATAATTGAAAGTGAAATTTATTTAGCGCAAAAAGTTGTATCAAGACTATTAGATGATGGGCATAGCTGTGATTATGTAGAATCACCAAATCTTGATAGTTTAACAAAAGATTACGATATTGTATTATTATCTACTTCCCTTCCAAGTATGCAATGTAAAAATATAATAAAAAAATATAAAGATTCTATTATCATTCTTCTAGTTTCTTATATCTCAGATGAAACTGTAACAAACCCTATAAAAGATGGTGCAAAAGATTATATAATGAAGCCATTTATTATGGATGAATTATTAAGAAAAATATATCATTATAAAGAGTGTAGAGCACTAAGACAAGAGCTATATACTATGAGAAGATATCTTGATTTTATGTTTAGAGATATTGATTTAGAAGATAATACTTTACCTCCAACATTTCCTGTATTAATAGAGACAAACTCTCAAAAATGTGCAGATAAATTAGTGTTTAACTTATCTAAAAAAATGGCTCTTGGAGTTAAATTTATTTCTCTTAGTTTAGATAATTGGCAAAAAGAGCTTAATAGTAACTCATATAAAGGAATTTATTATCTTACAGATTTTCATACATTGAAAAAGAGTGCAAAAGATAATTTAATAAAACTTATTGAAGATAAAAAATGCATAATTACATCTTTAGAGAAAGAAGAAGAGTTCCCATATAAAAAAGTTGAATTTAATAATCCCGATTTAGTTGTATTAAATAATAATATAATGACAATTAATGATTATGTAAAACTAATGGTATTATCATTTCAATCTAAATACCCAGATACAGAGCTAAGTAAAAAACTAGGTATTTCAAGAAAATCTTTATGGGAAAAAAGAAAAAAACTTGGTATTGAAAAGAAAAAATAA